One genomic segment of Bos javanicus breed banteng chromosome 23, ARS-OSU_banteng_1.0, whole genome shotgun sequence includes these proteins:
- the LOC133236006 gene encoding olfactory receptor 2B2-like: MNRINDSVPQEFILLGFSDRPWLELPLFVVFLISYILTILGNLAIIIVSRLDSKLHTPMYFFLTNLSLLDLCYTTSTVPQMLVNICSIRKVISYGGCVAQLFIFLALGSTECLLLAVMSFDRFVAICRPLHYSVIMHQRLCLQLAAMSWVSGFSNSVLQSTLTLQMPLCGHNEVDHFFCEVPALLRLSCVDTTANEAELFFISVLFLLIPVTLILISYAFIVQAVLRIQSVEGRRKAFGTCGSHLIVVSLFYGTAIYMYLQPPSPASKDRGKMVSLFYGIITPMLNPLIYTLRNKDVKGAFKRLIARILLIKKYPNDRPC; encoded by the coding sequence ATGAATAGGATCAATGACAGTGTCCCCCAAGAGTTCATCCTCTTAGGTTTCTCAGATCGACCATGGCTGGAGCTTCCACTCTTTGTGGTGTTCCTAATTTCCTATATCTTGACCATCCTGGGCAATCTAGCAATAATTATCGTGTCCCGTCTGGATTCCAAGCTCCATACccccatgtatttttttcttaccaaTCTCTCACTCTTGGACCTTTGCTACACCACAAGTACAGTTCCACAAATGCTGGTAAACATATGCAGCATCAGGAAGGTGATTAGTTATGGCGGCTGTGTGGCacaacttttcattttcctggctTTGGGTTCCACTGAATGTCTCCTCCTGGCTGTCATGTCCTTTGATAGGTTTGTAGCTATTTGTCGGCCTCTCCACTACTCCGTCATCATGCACCAAAGGCTCTGCCTCCAGCTGGCAGCTATGTCCTGGGTTAGTGGCTTTAGCAACTCAGTATTGCAGTCCACCTTGACCCTGCAGATGCCACTCTGTGGCCACAATGAAGTGGATCACTTCTTCTGTGAAGTTCCTGCTCTGCTCAGGTTGTCATGTGTAGACACAACAGCAAATGAAGCTGAACTATTCTTTATCAGTGTGCTATTCCTTCTAATACCTGTGACACTCATTCTGATATCATATGCTTTTATTGTCCAAGCAGTGTTGAGAATACAATCAGTGGAAGGTCGGAGAAAGGCATTTGGAACATGTGGCTCCCATTTGATAGTGGTGTCTCTTTTTTATGGCACTGCTATCTATATGTACCTGCAACCACCATCCCCTGCCTCCAAGGATCGGGGAAAGATGGTATCCCTTTTCTATGGAATCATCACACCCATGTTGAACCCCCTTATATACACACTTAGGAACAAAGATGTAAAGGGTGCATTTAAGAGGCTGATTGCAAGGATTCTCTTAATCAAGAAATATCCAAATGATAGGCCTTGTTAA